The sequence CAAGCCGCGTCGGACCGTCGGAGGCAGGAGTGATGCCACGGGGAAAAACAGGCATCTCGGCGTAACGCGACCATGATCGCCGACGCTGTTTGGCTTCGGTACGGTCAGAAGTGCCGCAGCAGGTCCCGGAACGCGGCGAGCCGCAGCACCGCGTCGTCGGTCGGGTCCAGCTCGTCGTCCTCCAGCACCCAGGTGTTCGCGTTCGGAATGAACACCGCGTTCAACCCGGCCGCCCGGGCCGGCAGGATGTCGGACTTCGGGGAGTTGCCGATCATCCACGCGTCGGCCGGCGCGAAGTCGTGCTCCCGAGTGAGCCACCGGTACGTGTCGACGTTCTTCTCGGGGACGATGTGCGCGGCCCCGAAGTGGTGCAGCAGGCCGCAGGCGTCCAGCTTGCGCTGCTGCTCCTCCTGGTCGCCCTTGGTCAGCAGCAACAGCTCGTGCCGGCCGGCCAGCTCGTCGAGCGCGTCGGCCACCCCGGGCATCAGCTCCACCCGGTGCTCGACCAGGGCCACCGCCAGCCGGTCGATCTCCTGGCGTTCGGCGTCGGTGGCCGGCCGCTCCCGCAACCGCTCCAGGCACTCCGCCAGGCTGCGCAGGAAGACCTTGCTGCCGTACCCGTGCGCCACCGCGTTGGCCCGCTCGATGTCGTCGAGGACGGCCCGCAGCTCGGCCCGGTCCAGGGTGGGGTGGTCCAGCCAGCCCAGGAAGTCGTCGATCACCCGCTCGAAGACGACGTTGTTCTCCCACAACGTGTCGTCCGCATCGAAGATCAAAACCTGCGCCTGCCGCCGCGCCGCCACGTCGACCGTCATGCGATCCCCTCCCCCATACCACCGACTGAAAGACCGAGGGACAGGATAGGTGGGACACGATTTGAGATCTTCCGGATTTTCGTGAACCGTTCCGTCGCGGCCCGTCGTCGTGCGAATGCGACACCCATGATGATTTCCGCCCGACAGCTCGGGACGGCTCTTGAGGAGTACGGCATGGTCACCATGAAGTGGATCATCGGCGCGGCGGTGCTGGTCTGCACCAGCGCGCTGGTGGGATGCCAGGGCGGTGCCGACAAGCCGGCGGGCACGCCGACGGCAGCGGCTCCAGCCACCTCGGCAGCTGCGGCGACCGACCCACTGCTGTCGGGCAAGCGCGAGGTCACGATCACCAGGGTGCAGGGTTCCGGGGAGGCCCTGGAGATCAGCGGGCGGCTCGAGGAGGGCGGCGACACCGGCGGTCGCACCCTGTTCGTGCCGACGCCGATCGGCGGCGACCGGTACGTGATCAAGGCATTCGGCGTGAAGGACGACCACCCCGCCAACGACGACCCCTCCTGCTGGCAGGTGAACGGCCTGGACATCGAGCCCGAACTGACCATCGGCGCGGTCGTCTGCGACCCGGACGACCCGATCCAGCGGTTCACCATCATCGCCAAGGGCGACGGCACGTACGCGATCGGCAGTGAGACCCGATACCTCCAGCACCTCCCCGGCAACGGCCTGATCCTCAAGGAGTTGGGCAACGCCAAGCTGAACACCACGTTCCGGTTCACCGACAAGGGTCCGGCCGACCGCCAGCCCATCAACTGACCACGATCGAGGGCGGCGGCGCGGTCACGGCCACCGCAGCAGCCGTTGCGCGATCAACGCTTCGCGGTCCTCCTGCCCCTCGGGTCGCAGCCGGCCACCGCGGGTGAGCATCACCACGCCGTGCAGCAGGCTCCACCCCACCTCGGCGAGGGTGTCCGGGTCCCGGCCCTCGGCCAGCGGGGTCAGGGCCGCCCGCAGTTCGGCGAAGACCGCCCGCGGCGCGGCCGGCACGCCATCCACGCCGAGCGCCAGGTCGGGGG comes from Micromonospora vinacea and encodes:
- a CDS encoding HAD family hydrolase: MTVDVAARRQAQVLIFDADDTLWENNVVFERVIDDFLGWLDHPTLDRAELRAVLDDIERANAVAHGYGSKVFLRSLAECLERLRERPATDAERQEIDRLAVALVEHRVELMPGVADALDELAGRHELLLLTKGDQEEQQRKLDACGLLHHFGAAHIVPEKNVDTYRWLTREHDFAPADAWMIGNSPKSDILPARAAGLNAVFIPNANTWVLEDDELDPTDDAVLRLAAFRDLLRHF